CTTGCGCGGCCTGCATTATCAGGCGCCTCCCCATGCGCAGGACAAGCTGGTGCGCTGCACCCGTGGCGCGATCTGGGATGTGGCGGTGGATGTGCGGCGCGGATCGCCCGACTTTGGCCGTTGGGTCGGGGTCGCGCTGAGCGCCGAAGGGGGTGAGCAGTTATTTATCCCCAAAGGGTTCCTGCATGGATTTGTCACCCGCACAGCCAATGCCGAAGTGCAATATAAATGTACAAATTACTATGCGCCCGAAAGCGACGGATCGGTAGCTTGGGACAGTCTGGGCATCGACTGGGGTCTGACCGGCTCGCCTGTTCTGTCCGGCAAAGACCGCGCGGCTCCGGCCTTTGATGATTGGATCTCGCCCTTTGTATGGGAGGAGGAAACATGAAAATACTGGTGACGGGCGGTGCAGGTTTCATCGGATCTGCTGTGGTGCGCCGCGCCGTGGGGCAGGGACACGCAGTGGTCAATCTTGATGCGCTGACCTATGCGGCCTGCCTCGACAATGTCGCATCCGTCGCGGGTAATCCCCTTTATCAATTCGAGCATGCTGACATCCGCGACCGCGCCACGCTTGACCGTATATTTGCCAGCTACCAACCCGATGCAGTGATGCATCTGGCCGCCGAAAGTCATGTCGACCGGTCGATCGACGGCCCCGCCGATTTCATCCAGACCAACATTAACGGCACCTTCAATATGCTTGAGGCCGCGCGGCAGTATTGGGCGGAACAGGGGCATCCCGAAGGTTTCCGATTTCACCATATCTCGACCGACGAAGTGTACGGAACGCTAGGCGAGACGGGACTGTTCACCGAAGATACGCCTTATGATCCTCGCTCGCCCTATTCCGCCTCCAAGGCGTCCTCGGACCATCTGGTGCGTGTGTGGGGCGAAACCTACGGTCTGCCGGTGCTGGTTACCAATTGCTCGAACAACTACGGCCCCTATCACTTCCCAGAAAAGCTGATCCCGGTGGTGATCCTGCGGGCACTGGCGGGTGACCCAATTCCGATTTACGGCGACGGTATGAACGTCCGCGATTGGCTGTATGTGGAAGATCACGCCGACGCGCTGCTGTGCGTGCTAGGGCGGGGCGCAGTGGGGCGCACCTATAATATCGGGGGCGAGAACGAGGCGACCAATATTGATTTGGTCCGCATGATCTGCGCCGAACTGGACGTCCTGCGCCCTGACAGCATGCCCCATGCCGATTTGATCACCTTTGTCACCGACCGCCCCGGCCACGACCGCCGCTATGCGATCGACCCCACGCGCATCCGTGCCGAGCTGGGCTGGCGGCCCTCGGTGACCTTGCAACAGGGCATTGCGCAGACCGTGCGGTGGTATCTGGACAACGAAGGCTGGTGGCAACCGCTGCTGGCGCGCAGCGGCGTTGGCGCGCGGCTGGGTCAAGGCGTGAATATCGCCAAAGGGAAAAGAGTGACATGAAACGTAAAGGCATCATTCTGGCAGGCGGTTCTGGCACGCGGCTCTATCCGATCACGATGGGCCTGTCGAAACAGCTGATCCCCGTCTATGACAAGCCGATGATCTACTACCCGCTCAGCGTGCTGATACTGGCTGGTGTTACCGAGATCGCGATCATCACCACGGGCGAGGATCAGGCCCAGTTCAAACGTCTGCTGGGGGATGGCAGCCAGTGGGGTCTGTCGTTCGAATATATCGTGCAGCCCGCGCCGGACGGGCTGGCACAAGCCTATCTGCTGGCCGAGGATTTTCTGGCCGGTGCGCCGTCGGTTCTGGTGCTGGGCGACAACATTTTTTTCGGCCACGGCCTGCCTGAACAATTGCAAGCTGCCGATGCGCAGGCCAGTGGCGGCACGGTCTTCGGTTACCGCGTGTCCGACCCGGAACGCTATGGTGTGGTCGGGTTCGACGCTCATGGGCAAGTCATACAGATCGTAGAAAAGCCCGAAGTGCCGCCATCAAACTATGCGGTCACCGGCCTGTATTTTCTGGATGGACGCGCACCGGAAATGGCCAAAAAAGTGCAGCCGTCCGCACGCGGGGAACTGGAAATTGCCGATCTTCTTTCGCTTTATCTGGCCGAAGGCACCCTGCGCGTCGAGACGATGGGCCGCGGCTATGCGTGGTTGGACACCGGCACCCACGGCAGTCTGCTGGACGCCAGTAATTTTGTGCGTACCCTGACCATGCGACAGGGCCAACAAATGGGATCACCCGACGAGGTGGCCTATCGCATGGGCCTGATCTCGCGCGATGCGCTGCGCGCCCGTGCCGAAGGGTTTGCCAAGAACGCTTATGGCCAATATCTGCTGGATATCTGCGACGAAGATTAGATAGCAACGGCCCTGCTGACACAAAATGACAGCATCAAAAAGTCAAGCCCAAAGCGGGACTTGCCGGCCCGGAGCATTAAGGTAGTGTTGCGCCCTGATCGTTCGTGCCTGTCCCAAACTGGATCCTGCTCATGATACTTCGACACATTCGCCTGCACATGATCGTGCTGGCCCTTACTCTCATGGCGTCCGGCCTGCCCGCTGTGGCCCAGCAACAGGGGCTTCCACCTGCTGCCGTGACCGTGATGACGATGCAGCCACAAGACGTGCCGCTGACCACCACCTTGCCGGGTCGCGTGTTGGCATCGGCGCAGGCCGAGGTGCGCCCGCAGGTGGCAGGGATTATCACAGACCGTAAATTCGACGAAGGCGGGCGTGTCGAAGAGGGCGATGTTCTTTATACAATCGACGCCGCAACCTACGAAGCCGCAGTGGCCCAAGCCAATGCTGCCGTGGCGCAAGCCAACGCGCAACTGAAGTCGGCGCAGAAAGAAGAGGCGCGCCTGCAAGAGCTGCAATCGCGCAATGTAGCCAGCGAACAGGCGCTTGACGGTGCTGTGGCCGCCCGCGACATCGCCGCCGCCGCAGTGCAAGCTGCCAAAGCACAGTTGCAAACGGCGCAGATACAGCTGGACCGCACCCGGATTCGCGCGCGCCTGTCGGGCGAAATCGGGCGATCTCTGACGAGCCGTGGCGCGCTGGTCACGGCCAGTCAGGCCGAACCTTTGGCCGTAATCCGCAAGATTGATCCGGTCTATGTGGACGTGACCCAATCGGCCGCAGACATCATCGCATGGCGCCGCGACAACATCGGCACGCGACTGGAAGATGTGCCAGCCGAAGTGACCCTGAAGCTGGCTGATGGCAGCGTGTTCGACCAGATCGGCACCCTGACCGCAGCTGAACCGGACGTGAACGAGCAGACCGGTGTCGTGGTGCTGCGGATGCAGTTTGCCAACCCCGACAAACTGCTGTTGCCCGGCATGTATGTGCAGGTCGAAATTGCCACGACCACCGCCAAAGGTGTCTATCTGGTGCCGCAGCCGGCCATCAGCCGCGACCGGCGCGGCCAGCCCACGGCCATGATCGTCGGCCCCGACAATGTGGTCGAGATGCGCCAGCTTTCTATCATCGGGGACCATGAAAATGACTGGGTGGTAAACGGAGGGTTGAATCCGGGTGACCGTGTGGTGGTGGTCGGCCTGCAAAAGGCAGCCCCCGGTGCCACAGTAACGCCGCAAGAACAAAGCCCCGTCAACGCGGCATCTGCCCCAGCCGCAAACGAATAGATCAGGATAAGACCCCGCCATGGCCCGTTTTTTTATCGACCGCCCGATCTTTGCATGGGTCATTTCGATCTTTATCATGGGGATCGGCATTCTGGCGATTGAATCGCTGCCCGTCGCCCAATATCCCAAGATCGCCCCGCCCACCGTCACCGTGCGCGCGGTCTATCCCGGTGCGTCGGCTGAAACGGTTGCGAACACCGTGACACAGGTGATCGAACAACAGATGACGGGCCTTGACGGTCTGCGCTATGTGTCGTCATCGTCAACTTCCGCGGGCGGCGCCAGCGTGACGCTAACCTTTGAGACAGGCACAGACCCCGACATTGCGCAGGTGCAGGTTCAAAACAAACTGTCCCAAGCCAGCGCGCTGCTGCCCGAAGTGGTCCAGCGCCAAGGGGTTACGGTTGAAAAGTCATCGGCGGGGTTCCTGATGGTTGTATCGCTGATTGCCAATAACGGCGGTTATGATGCCACCGATCTGGGCGACTATCTGGCAACCAATCTGGTCAATGAACTCAGCCGCGTCGAAGGTGTTGGCAGTGCGCAGGTCTTTGGGGCGCAATATGCCATGCGGATCTGGCTGGACCCGTCCAAACTGGCCGCGTTCGAACTGACGCCTTCGGATGTGGTTGCGGCGGTTTCTGCCGAGAACGCACAGATTTCCGCAGGAGCCTTTGGCTCGCGGCCTTCGGTTGACGGGCAGATGCTGAACGCCACGATTACCGCACAATCGCTGTTGCGCACGCCCGAAGATTTTCGCCAGATTGTTCTGCGTGCCGAAACCGATGGCGGGCTGGTGTTAATTAACGATGTGGCGCGGGTCGAGATTGGCGCCGAAAGCTACGCCACCGTGTCGCGCTACAATCGCAATCCCTCTGCTGGTCTGGCAATCTCGCTGGCCCCCGGTGCCAACGCGTTGGAAACCGCTTTCGCTGTCGAAGAACGCCTGGAAGAACTGGCGCAATTCTTTCCCGACGGGGTCGATTATGTGATCCCCTTTGACACCACGCCCTTTGTCAAAATTTCCATCGAAGAGGTGATCAAGACACTGGTCGAGGCGATCGTGCTGGTGTTCTTTGTGATGTACCTGTTCTTGCAGAACTTCCGCGCCACACTGGTGCCGACGCTGGCGGTGCCCGTGGTGTTGCTGGGCACTTTCGGCGTGCTGGCGGCCTTTGGCTTTTCAATCAACACGCTGACCATGCTGGCGATGGTGCTGGCCATCGGCCTGCTGGTGGATGACGCGATTGTGGTCGTGGAAAACGTTGAACGCATTATGGAGCAAGAAGGGCTCGGCCCCGTCGAGGCGACCCGCAAGTCGATGGACCAGATCACCGGTGCGCTGATCGGCATTGCCGTCGTGCTGTCTGCGGTCTTTGTGCCGATGGCGTTCTTTCCCGGATCAACGGGAGTGATCTATAAACAGTTTGCCGTCACCATCATCTCGGCCATGACCCTGTCCGTTATCGTGGCGCTGACTTTGACTCCGGCGCTGTGCGCGACCTTGCTGAAACCCAAGACCCACGCAAAACGGCGCGGTCCATTCGGCTGGTTCAACTCGGGTTTCAACAAGCTGATGACAGGATACGGCGCGACCGTGGGCAAGCTGGTGCGCTGGCGATTTGTGACGGGGCTGGCCTATATCGGCATCATTGTCGCAATGGGCCTGCTGTTCCTGCGCACGCCTCAGGGGTTCTTGCCCGAAGAAGACCAAGGGATTCTGTTCACCCTGATTCAGGCCCCTACAGGCGCCACCACAGAACGCACGCTGGACGTGCTGAAACAGGTAGAAAACTACTATCTTGAGCAGGAATCCGAGATTGTTGAATCGGTATTCGGCGTGGTCGGCTTTAGCTTTGCAGGGCAAGGACAGAACGTCGGCATCATGTTTGTGCGGCTGAAAGACTGGAAAGACCGCGAAGCTGCCAACCAAAGCGCACAAGCACTGGCGGGCCGTGCCTTTGGTGCGTTCAGCCAGATTCAGGACGCGATGGTGTTTCCCGTTGTGCCCCCCTCGGTGATCGAATTGGGCAACGTCTCTGGATTCGACTTTTACCTGCAAGCGCGCGGCGGGCAAACACATGAACAGTTGCTGAATGCACGAAACCAGCTGCTGGGCATGGCCGCACAAAGCCCCCTGATCGGATCCCTGCGCCCCAGCGGGCTGGAAGATGCAGCACAGTTCAAACTGGACATCGACTGGCGTCGCGCAGGAGCGATGGGTGTGACGGCAACCGACGTTGGGAACCTGCTAACGATTGCCTGGGCGGGGCGCTATGTGAACGACTTTATCGACGACGGACGCATCAAACGCGTCTACGTCCAAGGCGAAGCATCGGCGCGGGCGCTGCCATCTGATTTGGACAAATGGCGGGTGCGCAATGCCAGTGGCGGGCTGGTCCCGTTCTCGAATTTTGCCGACGCCAGTTGGGCCTTTGCGCCCCAAGGGATGACCCGCTACAATGGCGTATCCTCGATGCAGCTTCAGGGCACGCCTGCCCCCGGTTTCAGCACCGGTGAAGGCCTGGCCGAGCTTGAGCGCCTGGCGGGCCAACTGCCCCCCGGGTTCCAGATTGCACCCACCGGCCTGTCACTGGAAGAACAGGAATCGGGCAGTCAGGCGCCATTGCTTTACGGTCTGTCGCTGGCCGCGATTTTCCTTGCTCTGGCGGCCCTTTATGAAAGCTGGTCGATTCCCTTTGCTGTGATGCTCGCAATGCCCATCGGCGTGCTGGGTGCCCTGACGGGGGCCTATCTGGGCGGGTTCGAGAACGGTGTTTTCTTTCAGGTCGGCCTTCTGACGGTCATCGGTCTGACGGGAAAAAACGCAATTCTGATCGTCGAGTTTGCCCGTGACCGCCGCGCCGAAGGCGAGACAGTAATCGAGGCCGCAGTGGACGCAGCAAAACAGCGGTTCCGCCCGATCATCATGACCT
This DNA window, taken from Pseudosulfitobacter pseudonitzschiae, encodes the following:
- a CDS encoding efflux RND transporter permease subunit; the protein is MARFFIDRPIFAWVISIFIMGIGILAIESLPVAQYPKIAPPTVTVRAVYPGASAETVANTVTQVIEQQMTGLDGLRYVSSSSTSAGGASVTLTFETGTDPDIAQVQVQNKLSQASALLPEVVQRQGVTVEKSSAGFLMVVSLIANNGGYDATDLGDYLATNLVNELSRVEGVGSAQVFGAQYAMRIWLDPSKLAAFELTPSDVVAAVSAENAQISAGAFGSRPSVDGQMLNATITAQSLLRTPEDFRQIVLRAETDGGLVLINDVARVEIGAESYATVSRYNRNPSAGLAISLAPGANALETAFAVEERLEELAQFFPDGVDYVIPFDTTPFVKISIEEVIKTLVEAIVLVFFVMYLFLQNFRATLVPTLAVPVVLLGTFGVLAAFGFSINTLTMLAMVLAIGLLVDDAIVVVENVERIMEQEGLGPVEATRKSMDQITGALIGIAVVLSAVFVPMAFFPGSTGVIYKQFAVTIISAMTLSVIVALTLTPALCATLLKPKTHAKRRGPFGWFNSGFNKLMTGYGATVGKLVRWRFVTGLAYIGIIVAMGLLFLRTPQGFLPEEDQGILFTLIQAPTGATTERTLDVLKQVENYYLEQESEIVESVFGVVGFSFAGQGQNVGIMFVRLKDWKDREAANQSAQALAGRAFGAFSQIQDAMVFPVVPPSVIELGNVSGFDFYLQARGGQTHEQLLNARNQLLGMAAQSPLIGSLRPSGLEDAAQFKLDIDWRRAGAMGVTATDVGNLLTIAWAGRYVNDFIDDGRIKRVYVQGEASARALPSDLDKWRVRNASGGLVPFSNFADASWAFAPQGMTRYNGVSSMQLQGTPAPGFSTGEGLAELERLAGQLPPGFQIAPTGLSLEEQESGSQAPLLYGLSLAAIFLALAALYESWSIPFAVMLAMPIGVLGALTGAYLGGFENGVFFQVGLLTVIGLTGKNAILIVEFARDRRAEGETVIEAAVDAAKQRFRPIIMTSMAFSLGVLPLLLSTGAGSGGRTAIGSGVLAGTISATVLGVLFVPFFFVVISRLSRRGRAETG
- a CDS encoding efflux RND transporter periplasmic adaptor subunit, producing the protein MILRHIRLHMIVLALTLMASGLPAVAQQQGLPPAAVTVMTMQPQDVPLTTTLPGRVLASAQAEVRPQVAGIITDRKFDEGGRVEEGDVLYTIDAATYEAAVAQANAAVAQANAQLKSAQKEEARLQELQSRNVASEQALDGAVAARDIAAAAVQAAKAQLQTAQIQLDRTRIRARLSGEIGRSLTSRGALVTASQAEPLAVIRKIDPVYVDVTQSAADIIAWRRDNIGTRLEDVPAEVTLKLADGSVFDQIGTLTAAEPDVNEQTGVVVLRMQFANPDKLLLPGMYVQVEIATTTAKGVYLVPQPAISRDRRGQPTAMIVGPDNVVEMRQLSIIGDHENDWVVNGGLNPGDRVVVVGLQKAAPGATVTPQEQSPVNAASAPAANE
- the rfbB gene encoding dTDP-glucose 4,6-dehydratase, yielding MKILVTGGAGFIGSAVVRRAVGQGHAVVNLDALTYAACLDNVASVAGNPLYQFEHADIRDRATLDRIFASYQPDAVMHLAAESHVDRSIDGPADFIQTNINGTFNMLEAARQYWAEQGHPEGFRFHHISTDEVYGTLGETGLFTEDTPYDPRSPYSASKASSDHLVRVWGETYGLPVLVTNCSNNYGPYHFPEKLIPVVILRALAGDPIPIYGDGMNVRDWLYVEDHADALLCVLGRGAVGRTYNIGGENEATNIDLVRMICAELDVLRPDSMPHADLITFVTDRPGHDRRYAIDPTRIRAELGWRPSVTLQQGIAQTVRWYLDNEGWWQPLLARSGVGARLGQGVNIAKGKRVT
- the rfbC gene encoding dTDP-4-dehydrorhamnose 3,5-epimerase yields the protein MNFQHTSLSGVILLTPRRIGDDRGWFIETWNKRTLAQGGITAGFVQDNHSMSADVGTLRGLHYQAPPHAQDKLVRCTRGAIWDVAVDVRRGSPDFGRWVGVALSAEGGEQLFIPKGFLHGFVTRTANAEVQYKCTNYYAPESDGSVAWDSLGIDWGLTGSPVLSGKDRAAPAFDDWISPFVWEEET
- the rfbA gene encoding glucose-1-phosphate thymidylyltransferase RfbA; amino-acid sequence: MKRKGIILAGGSGTRLYPITMGLSKQLIPVYDKPMIYYPLSVLILAGVTEIAIITTGEDQAQFKRLLGDGSQWGLSFEYIVQPAPDGLAQAYLLAEDFLAGAPSVLVLGDNIFFGHGLPEQLQAADAQASGGTVFGYRVSDPERYGVVGFDAHGQVIQIVEKPEVPPSNYAVTGLYFLDGRAPEMAKKVQPSARGELEIADLLSLYLAEGTLRVETMGRGYAWLDTGTHGSLLDASNFVRTLTMRQGQQMGSPDEVAYRMGLISRDALRARAEGFAKNAYGQYLLDICDED